The DNA region CGCGAGCTGGATGCGGGTGCCGTTGTCGACACCGGCGGGGATCTTCACGGTGAGCGTGCGCCTCGACCGGATGCGGCCGTCGCCGGCGCACTCCGGGCACGGGGTCGGCACGACCGTACCGAAGCCCTGACACTGCGGGCAGGGCCGCGAGGTCATGACCTGGCCGAGGAAGGACCGGGTGACCTGGGAGACCTCGCCGCGGCCGCGGCACATGTCACAGGTCTGGGCGGAGGTGCCGGGCGCGGCGCCCTCGCCGCTGCAGGTCGTACAGACGACGGCCGTGTCGACCTGGATGTCCTTGGTGGTGCCGAACGCCGCCTCGGCGAGATCGATCTCCAGACGGATCATCGCGTCCTGGCCGCGCCGGGTGCGCGAACGGGGTCCGCGCTGCGACGACGTACCGAAGAACGCGTCCATGATGTCGGAGAAGTTGCCGAAGCCGCCTTGTCCGAATCCGCCCGCGCCCGCGCCGCCGGAGGCGGACAGCGGGTCGCCGCCGAGGTCGTAGACCTGCTTCTTCTGCGGGTCCGACAGCACCTCGTAGGCGGCGTTGATCTCCTTGAACCGCTCCTGGGTCTTCGGATCGGGGTTCACATCCGGGTGCAGCTCGCGGGCGAGCCGACGGAATGCCTTCTTGATCTCGTCCTGAGATGCGTCGCGGCGCACGCCGAGTACGGCGTAGTAGTCCGTGGCCACTTACGACTCCGCCAGGATCTGTCCGACGTAACGTGCCACTGCGCGTACCGCTCCCATCGTTCCGGGGTAGTCCATGCGGGTCGGTCCGACCACGCCGAGTTTGGCGACTGCCTCGTCGCCCGAACCGTAGCCGACCGCGACGACGGACGTGGAGTTGAGCCCCTCGTGGGCGTTCTCGTGCCCGATACGTACGGTCATGCCCGAGTCCTTGGCCTCGCCGAGCAGCTTCAGCAGCACGACCTGCTCCTCCAGTGCTTCCAGCACCGGCCGGATCATCACAGGGAAGTCGTGCCCGAAGCGGGTGAGGTTGGAGGTGCCGCCGATCATCAGCCGCTCCTCCGTCTCCTCGACGAGGGTTTCGAGCAGGGTGGAGAGCACGGTGGACACGGTTCCCCGGTCCTCGCTCTCGAAGGATTCCGGCAGATCCTGCACCAGCTGCGGGACGTCCGCGAAGCGGCGTCCGACGACCCGGCTGTTGAGCCGGGCCCGCAGATCGGCGAGAGAGGTCTCGCCGAACGGGGCGGGGCAGTCGATCATGCGCTGTTCGACCCGGCCGGTGTCCGTGATGAGCACGAGCATCAGCCGGGCGGCTGCCAGCGA from Streptomyces sp. NBC_01591 includes:
- the hrcA gene encoding heat-inducible transcriptional repressor HrcA, producing MLSERRLEVLRAIVQDYVGTEEPVGSKALTERHKLGVSPATVRNDMAVLEDEGFIAQPHTSAGRIPTDKGYRLFVDKLAGVKPLSSPERRAIHNFLDGAVDLDDVVGRTVRLLAQLTRQVAIVQYPSLTRSTVRHVELLSLAAARLMLVLITDTGRVEQRMIDCPAPFGETSLADLRARLNSRVVGRRFADVPQLVQDLPESFESEDRGTVSTVLSTLLETLVEETEERLMIGGTSNLTRFGHDFPVMIRPVLEALEEQVVLLKLLGEAKDSGMTVRIGHENAHEGLNSTSVVAVGYGSGDEAVAKLGVVGPTRMDYPGTMGAVRAVARYVGQILAES
- the dnaJ gene encoding molecular chaperone DnaJ, encoding MATDYYAVLGVRRDASQDEIKKAFRRLARELHPDVNPDPKTQERFKEINAAYEVLSDPQKKQVYDLGGDPLSASGGAGAGGFGQGGFGNFSDIMDAFFGTSSQRGPRSRTRRGQDAMIRLEIDLAEAAFGTTKDIQVDTAVVCTTCSGEGAAPGTSAQTCDMCRGRGEVSQVTRSFLGQVMTSRPCPQCQGFGTVVPTPCPECAGDGRIRSRRTLTVKIPAGVDNGTRIQLAGEGEVGPGGGPAGDLYVEIHELSHAVFQRRGDDLHCTVTIPMTAGALGTKVPLETLDGLEEVDIRPGTQSGQSVPLHGRGITHLRGGGRGDLIVHVEVMTPTKLDPEQERLLRDLAKLRGEERPTGQFQPGQQGLFSRLKDAFNGR